One window of Methanogenium organophilum genomic DNA carries:
- a CDS encoding amino acid permease C-terminal domain-containing protein → MVRYSGEGGCPEDPKRRKLYILCIISCAALIAVLPFVTHMRFVIWLVLGIIMYVAYGRSHSILQRMT, encoded by the coding sequence ATGGTGAGGTATTCGGGAGAAGGAGGTTGCCCCGAGGACCCGAAGCGCCGAAAGCTATACATCCTCTGCATCATCTCCTGCGCCGCCCTAATCGCAGTCCTGCCGTTCGTTACCCATATGCGATTTGTCATCTGGCTGGTGCTCGGGATTATCATGTACGTAGCATACGGACGATCCCACAGCATCCTTCAGAGAATGACGTAA